A single Anopheles maculipalpis chromosome 3RL, idAnoMacuDA_375_x, whole genome shotgun sequence DNA region contains:
- the LOC126561941 gene encoding alpha-1,3-mannosyl-glycoprotein 4-beta-N-acetylglucosaminyltransferase A has product MKMGLSTSSMRRRGCLYGIVLVLIPCTVLIVVIGTDYTSEQSMSQRMAEFQMRMQYLESMYRTKQEDVAILSQYLRLAALNGATVSGGTSATDGANVSLANLDMLEGLSPDSRSLIRNVTSTSRLAESLKLPTAFHFLPHLLDDSASLQPSYIESKKRQGVSIVLGIPTVKRDKQSYLVETIDNLISNMDEEEQNDTMIVVYVGETDLEYVKTVAHQIRTRFASYIDSGFLEIIAPAASYYPNMNNLRQTLNDSQERVRWRSKQNLDFAFLMAYAQPKGAFYLQLEDDILTKKGFVTIMKNFALEKTAKKEHANWFVLDFCQLGFIGKMFKSADLPWLITFFQMFFNDKPVDWLLYHLIYTKVCSVEKDGKSCKQEMSKLWIHYKPSLFQHIGTQSSLKGKVQKLKDKQFGKIPNFHPHRNPPAVVRTGIQPYKSYTLQKAYSGDSFFWGLMPQPGDLIEFKFKQPTTVRRYLFRSGNFEQPSDRFYNTTVEVLPASGNGSAISATLPFNVTKDGFLVVGSFNNYGIADGVIDPKIGKLKELRLHVNSDSQNWVILREIYLQSNSVR; this is encoded by the exons ATGAAAATGGGACTAAGCACCTCTTCCATGCGCAGGCGTGGGTGCCTTTACGGCATAGTGCTCGTGCTAATACCGTGCACCGTACTGATCGTGGTGATCGGCACCGACTACACCTCCGAACAGTCGATGTCGCAACGTATGGCCGAGTTTCAGATGCGCATGCAGTACCTAGAATCCATGTACCGCACCAAACAGGAAGATGTGGCCATCCTCTCGCAATATCTACGGCTGGCCGCACTAAACGGAGCCACCGTGTCTGGCGGTACCAGCGCCACGGACGGTGCGAACGTTTCGCTCGCCAATTTGGATATGCTCGAAGGTTTAAGTCCCGATTCACGATCGCTCATCCGGAATGTTACATCGACGAGCCGGTTGGCAGAAAGTTTAAAGCTACCGACGGCGTTCCATTTTCTGCCCCACCTGCTGGACGATTCGGCATCCTTACAGCCCAGCTACATCGAAAGCAAGAAACGCCAGGGAGTGTCGATCGTGCTCGGCATCCCGACGGTCAAGCGTGACAAGCAATCGTATCTCGTCGAAACGATCGACAATCTCATCTCGAACATGGACGAGGAGGAACAGAATGACACGATGATCGTCGTGTACGTGGGTGAAACGGATCTAGAGTATGTGAAAACGGTGGCCCATCAGATACGGACACGCTTTGCTAGCTACATCGATAGTGGCTTTCTGGAGATTATTGCACCGGCCGCTTCGTACTATCCGAACATGAACAATCTCCGGCAAACGTTGAACGATTCGCAGGAACGGGTACGGTGGCGATCGAAACAGAATCTCGACTTTGCCTTCCTGATGGCGTACGCACAACCGAAGGGTGCCTTCTATCTGCAGCTCGAGGACGATATACTCACGAAGAAGGGGTTTGTGACGATAATGAAAAACTTTGCGCTAGAGAAAACGGCCAAAAAGGAGCACGCGAACTGGTTTGTGCTTGATTTTTGCCAGCTAGGTTTCATAG GAAAAATGTTCAAGTCTGCCGATCTGCCTTGGTTAATAACATTCTTCCAAATGTTTTTCAACGATAAACCAGTCGACTGGTTGCTGTACCATTTGATCTACACGAAGGTGTGCAGTGTGGAGAAAGATGGA AAAAGTTGCAAGCAAGAAATGTCCAAACTATGGATCCATTATAAACCATCCCTGTTTCAACACATTGGAACACAATCGTCACTCAAGGGCAAGGTGCAAAAGCTGAAGGACAAGCAGTTCGGTAAGATACCCAACTTTCATCCACATCGCAATCCCCCGGCCGTAGTACGGACCGGGATACAGCCCTACAAATCGTATACGCTGCAGAAAGCGTACTCGGGCGATAGCTTCTTCTGGGGGCTAATGCCACAGCCTGGTGAtctgattgaatttaaattcaaacaacCAACTACTGTACGAAG ATATCTTTTTCGAAGCGGCAACTTCGAACAACCTTCTGACCGGTTCTACAACACCACGGTGGAAGTGCTGCCAGCTAGTGGGAATGGATCGGCCATCAGTGCCACGCTACCGTTCAACGTTACCAAGGATGGGTTTCTCGTGGTGGGCAGTTTCAACAACTACGGCATAGCGGACGGTGTTATCGATCCAAAAATTGGCAAACTGAAAGAGCTTCGTCTGCACGTGAATAGTGACAGCCAGAACTGGGTTATACTACGGGAg ATCTATCTGCAAAGCAATAGCGTTCGGTGA
- the LOC126560796 gene encoding uncharacterized protein LOC126560796, whose amino-acid sequence MDWTTNDKISQYYNYTCLSERNLELARLKTLYEKTIHAEHFATVEKELLNLNETLKRKLTINESNIRNVIQQDWFLEIPTDYMQKILSDFDEMNIAKRKSLDLLMLKVHSLRERYRNLLMKIFTCRIQVDTHDPRATDEKVQFRLAALQLSRCEASIRNARNVQNYYRRIGSFMFKDNLYNDRSLAALKQAIKEQMTLIRKTTLIGRSVIDKVVSLNKDLKKSTIGFNLDRTHNMKSLMYHKAILTKERIAITNASMAEVDPKQWKSRYDSITPSMDALQKEKEKLHNTIENLKHTSLTVWESKILKEMDTKTQKIMQLEKDIYENERIYKELDATTENTKHYVQGGCTLDSASMKSKQDSVILNLEEEKSNQIKLKAALARLKSLHMRLDQFFAYIPKILAQNDAQSTPALEDVECERKITISALLHLFQTDQTIEKI is encoded by the exons ATGGATTGGACAACAAATGATAAGATCTCACAATACTATAATTACACCTGCCTAAGTG AAAGAAATCTTGAGCTTGCACGCTTGAAAACACTCTACGAAAAGACCATCCATGCCGAACATTTTGCAACTGTAGAGAAGGAACTACTCAATCTAAATGAAACACTTAAACGAAAACTAACGATAAACGAGTCAAACATTCGAAATGTAATACAACAGGAttggtttttggaaattcCTACCGATTATATGCAG AAAATACTATCCGACTTTGACGAAATGAACATTGCCAAACGTAAATCACTCGATCTGTTGATGCTGAAGGTGCACTCACTTCGCGAACGGTATCGTAATCTACTG ATGAAAATATTCACCTGTAGAATACAGGTCGACACGCACGATCCGAGAGCAACGGATGAAAAGGTTCAATTTCGGTTAGCAGCATTGCAGCTAAGTCGTTGTGAGGCATCTATAAGAAATGCACGCAATGTTCAAAATTATTATCGTCGCATAGGAAGTTTTATGTTCAAG GATAATCTGTATAATGATCGATCATTGGCTGCATTAAAACAAGCGATTAAAGAACAAATGACACTGATACGCAAAACTACTCTCATTGGACGCTCGGTGATTGATAAAGTGGTTTCGTTGAATAAAGATCTCAAG AAATCGACAATCGGATTCAATTTGGATCGAACGCACAACATGAAATCATTAATGTATCATAAAGCCATCTTGACAAAAGAACGAATCGCGATAACAAATGCAAGCATGGCTGAG GTGGATCCGAAACAATGGAAATCACGTTACGACTCAATTACCCCAAGTATGGATGCtttgcaaaaggaaaaagaaaaattgcacaacacaattgaaaatttgaaacataCATCTCTAACTGTATGGGAATCTAAAATTCTGAAAGA AATGGATACAAAAACGCAGAAAATAATGCAACTGGAGAAGGACATTTATGAGAATGAACGGATCTACAAAGAGCTGGATGCGACAActgaaaatacaaaacattaCGTTCAGGGGGGCTGTACATTGGACTCTGCCAG CATGAAAAGCAAACAGGACAGCGTAATTTTGAATCttgaagaggaaaaatcaaaccaaatcaaGTTGAAAGCCGCGTTGGCTCGTCTTAAATCCTTACATATGCGGTTGGATCAATTCTTTGCGTACATACCAAAAATACTGGCACAAAATGATGCTCAATCCACACCTGCCCTGGAAGATGTCGAGTGTGAGCGGAAAATAACCATATCAGCGTTGTTGCATTTGTTCCAGACTGACCAAACCATAgagaaaatttaa
- the LOC126562496 gene encoding serine-threonine kinase receptor-associated protein, translated as MKQIPLTCSGHTRPVVHLDFSGQTECGYFLISACKDGKPMLRMGDTGDWVGTFEGHKGAVWGVALNESATLAASGAADFTGKIWNAVTGEEVHSLQHNHIVKTVAFSHDSQYLVTGSNEKLVRVFDLNSDGKALESYVGHAGAVKRALFCRNEQCVISCADDKSMRLWDRATGQEVSRVEFASHPNGLELSKDGSILTVTYGNCTAFYDMGTLTQLKEITIPTRVSSASLHPDKHIFVCGGEDFKMYKYDYITGNEIESFKGHFGPVHSVSFSPDGELYASGSEDGTLRLWQTTVGKTYGLWKCTEPTDLNNSTTSNNNVPNTPGSVTPTPNSNAAAVSCPPVSAAAPVTPTPNANREVTAN; from the exons aTGAAGCAAATTCCGCTGACCTGTTCCGGCCATACGCGACCCGTCGTGCATTTGGACTTCAGCGGCCAGACCGAATGTGGATACTTTCTTATCTCCGCGTGCAAAG ATGGCAAACCAATGCTGCGGATGGGCGACACCGGCGACTGGGTCGGAACGTTCGAGGGCCACAAAGGTGCGGTGTGGGGTGTGGCACTGAACGAATCGGCCACGCTTGCCGCGTCCGGTGCGGCTGACTTTACCGGCAAAATTTGGAACGCGGTCACGGGCGAAGAGGTGCACAGCCTGCAGCACAATCATATCGTCAAAACGGTAGCGTTTAGTCACGACAGCCAGTACCTGGTCACGGGCAGCAACGAGAAGCTGGTACGGGTGTTCGATCTGAACTCGGACGGTAAGGCGCTGGAATCGTACGTCGGTCATGCCGGGGCAGTTAAGCGTGCACTGTTCTGCCGGAACGAGCAGTGTGTCATTAGCTGTGCGGACGATAAATCGATGCGGCTGTGGGACCGTGCGACGGGCCAGGAGGTATCGCGGGTCGAGTTCGCTTCCCATCCGAACGGGCTCGAGCTGTCGAAGGACGGTAGCATTCTGACGGTGACGTACGGCAATTGTACCGCATTTTACGACATGGGAACGTTGACGCAGCTGAAAGAGATCACCATTCCGACGCGTGTCAGTTCCGCGAGCTTGCATCCGGACAAGCACATCTTCGTGTGCGGTGGCGAAGACTTTAAGATGTACAAGTACGACTACATTACGGGCAACGAAATCG AATCGTTCAAGGGTCATTTCGGACCGGTTCACTCGGTGAGCTTCAGTCCGGATGGTGAGCTGTACGCTAGCGGGTCCGAGGACGGTACACTACGGTTGTGGCAAACGACCGTCGGTAAAACGTACGGCCTGTGGAAGTGTACCGAACCGACCGATCTAAACAATTcaaccaccagcaacaacaacgtcCCAAACACGCCGGGTAGTGTGACTCCGACGCCGAACAGTAATGCGGCTGCCGTAAGCTGCCCGCCCGTATCGGCCGCGGCACCGGTAACACCGACACCAAACGCTAACCGCGAAGTAACGGCCAACTGA